The Thermogemmatispora onikobensis genome contains the following window.
CGTGGCCGGTGTCGGGGCTGGCCTGGGTGGAAGCTCTGGCAGCAACGGCCACAGCAGCGGTACCCCCGGCGTGGCTCTTGACAGCCTGAGTGATGAGTGATACCATATACAACCGCGCATAGATTGAGAAGGGGCGCGCACCAGCGCGCCCCTTTAGAGGACAGTTAGGGGAGGATTGCTCGTTGCCAACGATCAATCAGCTGGTCCGAAAGGGCCGTTCCAAGAAAGTCAGACGCTCGAAGGCTCCAGCGCTGTTGTATTCCTACAACGCGCTGAAAAACCGTGTGATGCGCATGAGCGGCGCGCCGCAGAAGCGCGGCGTGTGTACGCAGATCCGTACCATGACGCCCAAGAAGCCGAACTCGGCCATGCGCAAGATCGCGCGCGTGCGCTTGAGTAACTTGATGGAGGTCACGGCCTATATCCCCGGCGAGGGCCATAACCTCCAGGAGCACTCGGTGGTCTTGATCCGCGGTGGGCGCG
Protein-coding sequences here:
- the rpsL gene encoding 30S ribosomal protein S12 is translated as MPTINQLVRKGRSKKVRRSKAPALLYSYNALKNRVMRMSGAPQKRGVCTQIRTMTPKKPNSAMRKIARVRLSNLMEVTAYIPGEGHNLQEHSVVLIRGGRVKDLPSVRYHIIRGTLDSDGVAKRRRGRSKYGAKRPKPGQAAATSAARGGKK